Sequence from the Acetomicrobium sp. S15 = DSM 107314 genome:
AGGGTTAGCCCTTTCGAAGAAGAGTTGGGAGAGGTTGCCGAAAGACACGGCATACCTTTGGTGGTGGACAACACCTTCGCCTCGCCGGCCCTGTGTCGACCGCTCGAACGGGGTGCCCATATCGTCGTCCACTCCA
This genomic interval carries:
- a CDS encoding PLP-dependent transferase; protein product: MSDHFNAILRDLPSMDSLFAKLRVSPFEEELGEVAERHGIPLVVDNTFASPALCRPLERGAHIVVHS